The following coding sequences lie in one Tachysurus fulvidraco isolate hzauxx_2018 chromosome 19, HZAU_PFXX_2.0, whole genome shotgun sequence genomic window:
- the slc26a3.2 gene encoding solute carrier family 26 member 3, tandem duplicate 2: MMQYVVSRPLYTEDDFTNEHEKVCRQHKTTLCHVKEYITCNSKRAKNAALSLLPVIGWMKMYNIKEWILGDIVSGVSTGLVAVLQGLAYSLLASLPAWYGLYAAFFPVIIYFFFGTSRHISVGAFPVLSLMIGSVVTRLVPDDGPPANITGFDGLTMDQQRAIVSASLTFLIGIFQLGMGLLQIGFIVIYLSDTLVSGFTTAAAVHILVSQLKFIFGLKVPGFSGPFAIIKILEKTFVQITSTNIHDLVTSVVVMIVVFIVKELNERFKKKLPVPIPIEVIMTIIACGVSYAYNFRDNFGVDVVGKIPDGFEPPIAPNFQIFQETAVDAFPMSIVGFAVAFAVAKVYAVKHDYVIDGNQELIAFGASNIFGGAFKSLAASTALSRSAVQESTGGKTQVAGLLSAVIVLVVTLAIGFLLEPLPKSVLGAVVIVNLKGMLMQVREVPYLWKKDRPDCVVWVVTCAASILLGLDIGLAVGLGAEMITVVFRTQFPHCCVLANISGTEIYRNRKDYVNIYEPEGVKIFRIPSPIFFANIDFFRGKLIDAVGFNPLRVLRKRNKALRKIKKLIKNGELIVTDKRLYATGLLIEESEDENNMEDLDKPVDFSGLPIQVNWRAELPANISVPPVDIHSLVLDFSAVSFLDISALKGLKLALKEFIRIDVEVYIVACDPYIIEKLKSCKFFDDEIKTSIFFLTLHDAVLHIFNLHPPHSICEKVYNNINYKQNNENYNMRNREKTGKKPETRL, encoded by the exons ATGATGCAGTATGTGGTGTCCAGACCACTTTACACAGAAGATGACTTTACAAATGAGCATGAGAAAGTCTGTCGACAACACAAGACCACACTCTGCCATGTTAAAGAATACATCAC TTGCAATTCAAAACGTGCAAAGAATGCAGCTTTGTCTTTGCTGCCAGTCATTGGATGgatgaaaatgtacaatatcAAAGAATGGATACTGGGTGATATTGTATCTGGAGTGAGCACTGGGCTGGTGGCTGTACTGCAAG GACTGGCATACAGCTTACTAGCGTCTCTTCCCGCCTGGTATGGATTGTATGCTGCCTTTTTCCCTGTAATCATATACTTTTTCTTTGGAACTTCTAGACACATCTCTGTGG GAGCTTTTCCAGTCCTGAGTCTCATGATAGGGTCTGTAGTGACCAGGCTGGTACCTGATGATGGTCCTCCAGCCAACATCACAGGCTTTGATGGCCTTACAATGGACCAGCAAAGAGCCATAGTGTCTGCCTCACTTACCTTTCTTATTGGTATTTTCCAG CTTGGCATGGGGTTGCTGCAGATTGGCTTCATAGTCATTTATCTGTCTGATACTCTGGTGTCTGGGttcactactgctgctgcagtCCACATCTTGGTGTCACAACTCAAATTTATTTTTGGGCTGAAGGTACCAGGCTTCAGTGGACCATTCGCCATTATTAAA aTTCTGGAGAAAACCTTTGTACAGATCACGTCAACAAACATCCATGATTTGGTGACGTCAGTTGTGGTAATGATTGTTGTGTTCATTGTGAAAGAACTCAATGAAAGATTCAAGAAAAAGCTTCCGGTCCCCATCCCAATAGAAGTCATCATG ACTATCATTGCATGTGGAGTATCTTATGCATACAATTTCAGAGACAATTTTGGAGTGGATGTTGTAGGAAAAATACCAGATGG ATTTGAGCCACCAATTGCTCCtaattttcagatttttcagGAGACAGCAGTAGATGCTTTTCCAATGTCTATAGTTGGTTTTGCTGTAGCTTTTGCTGTGGCTAAAGTCTATGCTGTCAAACATGACTATGTTATTGATGGAAACCAG GAGCTCATAGCTTTTGGTGCAAGCAACATCTTTGGTGGAGCGTTTAAATCCCTGGCAGCTAGCACAGCTCTCTCCAGGAGTGCAGTTCAGGAGAGCACAGGCGGCAAAACACAG GTTGCTGGTCTTCTGTCCGCAGTTATTGTCCTGGTAGTAACTCTGGCCATAGGGTTCTTGTTAGAGCCACTGCCGAAG TCAGTGCTAGGTGCAGTGGTAATAGTGAATCTGAAAGGGATGCTGATGCAGGTCCGTGAAGTCCCATACCTCTGGAAAAAGGATCGACCTGACTGC GTTGTTTGGGTTGTGACCTGTGCCGCCTCCATATTGCTGGGGCTAGATATTGGCCTTGCTGTGGGACTTGGAGCAGAGATGATTACTGTTGTCTTCAGGACTCAGTT TCCACACTGCTGTGTCCTAGCAAACATCTCTGGCACTGAGATTTACAGGAACCGCAAGGACTATGTCAAT ATATATGAACCAGAGGGAGTGAAGATTTTCAGAATTCCTTCACCAATATTCTTTGCCAATATTGATTTCTTCAGAGGCAAACTGATTGATGCT GTGGGCTTCAATCCATTGAGGGTactgagaaagagaaataaagcccTGCGAAAAATTAAGAAGTTAATTAAGAATGGGGAACTCATAGTCACAGAT AAGAGACTATATGCAACAGGCTTGCTAATTGAAGAGTCAGAAGATGAGAACAATATGGAGGACTTAGATAAGCCAGTAGACTTCTCGGGCCTTCCTATTCAGGTGAACTGGAGAGCAGAGCTTCCTGCCAACATCTCTGTTCCTCCAGTAGACATCCACAGTCTTGTGCTTGACTTCTCTGCTGTCTCCTTCCTTGATATCTCAGCCCTCAAAGGTCTTAAACTG GCTTTGAAAGAGTTTATCCGCATTGACGTTGAGGTCTACATTGTGGCCTGTGATC CTTACATCATTGAGAAACTCAAGAGCTGCAAATTCTTTGATGATGAGATTAAAACATCCATCTTCTTTCTGACCCTCCATGATGCTGTGCTGCACATATTTAATCTACATCCACCCCACAGCATTTGTGAAAAG GTATATAACAACATAAATTACAagcaaaataatgaaaattataaCATGCGCAACAGAGAAAAAACA ggCAAGAAACCAGAGACCAGGTTGTAA